One genomic region from Candidatus Chlorobium masyuteum encodes:
- the corA gene encoding magnesium/cobalt transporter CorA, whose product MKGKKSLRKVRAAHPTVKPIKKVMRNISKTIGQPAGTLQHIGEQKTDFPAITVFGYDSDHEFHMPLKSIAECAELKDKQKVLWVNIDGLHDVSVIEALGKLFDIHPLTLEDILHTEQRSKIEDFEHYLFLVFRALDYDAQTGEITEEQMSLVIGSNFVLTFQEKPGDMFDALRARITSTGTSIRKRGADYLAYALIDAIVDSYFVILEQLESRIELLDQELFETSGRDTFESIYLLKKELILLRKSVRPMREIINSISREHYTVIDDEATWPFFRDVYDNVIFINETIETYRDIVIGMYDTWLAIVNNRMNEIMKVLTTIATVFMPLSFIAGVYGMNFRSMPGLEWQWGFFVLLGFMGMIVAGMMVYFRTRKWF is encoded by the coding sequence ATGAAAGGTAAAAAAAGTTTGCGTAAAGTCCGGGCAGCTCACCCGACCGTGAAGCCGATAAAAAAGGTGATGCGGAACATTTCAAAAACCATAGGGCAGCCTGCCGGTACACTCCAGCACATCGGAGAGCAGAAAACCGATTTCCCGGCCATAACGGTTTTTGGTTACGATTCAGATCACGAATTTCACATGCCGCTCAAGAGCATTGCGGAATGTGCAGAATTAAAGGATAAGCAGAAGGTTCTCTGGGTGAATATTGATGGTCTGCATGATGTGTCGGTCATTGAAGCGCTTGGCAAGCTTTTCGATATCCATCCGCTTACCCTCGAAGATATTCTGCATACCGAGCAGCGCTCCAAAATAGAGGACTTTGAACACTACCTTTTTCTTGTGTTCAGAGCACTTGATTATGATGCTCAAACAGGCGAGATCACTGAAGAGCAGATGAGTCTGGTGATCGGCAGTAATTTTGTTCTGACGTTCCAGGAAAAACCGGGAGACATGTTTGACGCTCTCAGGGCAAGGATAACAAGCACCGGGACATCAATCAGAAAGCGGGGAGCGGACTACCTTGCCTATGCTCTGATTGATGCTATCGTCGACAGTTATTTTGTGATACTTGAGCAGCTTGAAAGCCGGATTGAACTTCTCGACCAGGAGCTGTTTGAAACCTCAGGGCGTGATACGTTTGAGTCTATCTATCTACTGAAGAAGGAGCTTATTCTTTTAAGAAAATCGGTAAGACCGATGAGGGAGATCATCAACAGTATCAGCAGGGAGCACTATACGGTCATTGATGATGAAGCTACCTGGCCTTTTTTCAGGGATGTCTACGACAATGTCATTTTTATCAATGAAACCATTGAAACCTATCGTGATATCGTTATCGGCATGTACGATACATGGCTTGCCATTGTCAATAACCGGATGAACGAAATCATGAAGGTGTTGACCACCATCGCTACGGTATTTATGCCGCTCTCTTTTATTGCCGGAGTCTACGGAATGAATTTTCGTTCGATGCCGGGACTCGAATGGCAGTGGGGATTCTTTGTCCTGCTTGGATTCATGGGGATGATTGTTGCCGGAATGATGGTTTACTTTCGGACAAGAAAGTGGTTTTAG
- a CDS encoding phosphate ABC transporter substrate-binding protein, whose amino-acid sequence MKKTLSVIRSMLLRALLFSIGAAGTLKAESFEIGTPASPTGLVSGNSIVIDGAPSPGLIANLFAFDFLKSDGVIVRVNESDSERGIYTLLYKNCDIASTTRLMNDKELAEARALGVNPVPHTVALGAIVMVVHPGNSLKSLTIDQLRKIYSGAYTNWKEVGGKDRPIVLLQREQGSGTVETFNDIVMGKTPLSMKVITLFNNREIRSRINLTPNAIGYIGHSWIDKSVKPLLVNGIDHTSYTIKNEIYPLCRKLYMYTNGKPFGVLKRFVEYSSTAEGKERLTENGFIPVD is encoded by the coding sequence ATGAAAAAAACTCTCAGTGTTATCAGGAGCATGTTGTTACGTGCTCTCCTCTTCAGCATTGGTGCTGCCGGAACGCTCAAAGCCGAGAGTTTTGAGATAGGAACGCCCGCCTCTCCAACCGGTCTTGTTTCCGGTAACTCCATTGTTATAGACGGAGCCCCTTCACCCGGTCTTATCGCCAACCTTTTTGCCTTTGATTTTCTCAAAAGTGATGGAGTTATTGTCAGAGTCAATGAGAGTGACTCTGAACGGGGCATATACACGCTGCTCTACAAAAATTGTGACATTGCCAGCACGACAAGGTTGATGAACGATAAAGAGCTGGCCGAGGCAAGGGCTCTGGGGGTAAATCCGGTTCCGCACACGGTTGCCCTGGGCGCGATCGTCATGGTCGTCCATCCGGGTAATTCTCTGAAAAGTTTGACAATTGATCAACTCCGCAAAATCTATTCAGGAGCCTATACCAACTGGAAGGAGGTTGGGGGAAAGGATCGACCGATTGTGCTGCTTCAGCGGGAGCAGGGGAGCGGTACGGTGGAGACCTTCAACGACATCGTTATGGGAAAAACACCCTTGTCAATGAAGGTTATAACGCTCTTCAACAATCGCGAAATCAGAAGCCGCATCAATCTGACACCGAATGCGATAGGATATATCGGACACAGCTGGATAGATAAATCAGTCAAACCGCTTCTGGTCAATGGTATCGATCACACGTCCTATACCATAAAAAACGAGATCTATCCTCTTTGCAGAAAACTCTACATGTACACGAATGGTAAGCCCTTCGGCGTACTCAAGCGGTTTGTTGAGTACTCGTCAACCGCAGAAGGCAAGGAGAGGCTCACTGAAAACGGCTTTATCCCGGTTGATTGA
- a CDS encoding PstS family phosphate ABC transporter substrate-binding protein produces the protein MKRTISIVKKIFKSAAFFSLFSSGTMVAYGADSVVTARIQPTGLVADNKIIIDGSPSAGLVANVFAMDFLKTEGIVVKVNESDSERGIYSLIYKNCDIATTARPMRPQELAEAKREGVKPVQNVLAHDAIVMVVHPANTLSGLTIDQIRKIYTGTYTNWSQLGGPNRPIVLLQRENKSGTQETFTDVVMGKTPISMRAVTLFNNREIIGRIASTPNAIGMIGRGWIDNSVKTLLVNGVDHSPTTIKDKSYPLHRLLYMYTNGQPTGVLKRFVEYSTTPDGQRALSENGFIAENR, from the coding sequence ATGAAAAGAACTATCAGTATTGTAAAGAAGATCTTTAAGAGCGCAGCTTTTTTCAGCCTTTTCTCTTCCGGAACTATGGTGGCCTATGGGGCGGATTCAGTTGTTACTGCACGCATTCAGCCGACGGGTCTGGTTGCCGACAATAAAATAATCATTGATGGTTCCCCCTCTGCCGGTCTTGTCGCCAATGTTTTTGCGATGGATTTTCTGAAAACCGAAGGCATTGTTGTGAAGGTCAATGAGAGTGACTCCGAGCGGGGGATCTACAGCCTGATCTATAAAAATTGTGACATTGCCACGACCGCAAGACCTATGCGCCCCCAGGAGCTGGCCGAGGCCAAACGGGAGGGTGTAAAACCAGTTCAGAACGTGCTTGCCCATGATGCTATCGTTATGGTCGTGCACCCGGCTAATACGCTCTCCGGTTTAACAATTGACCAGATTCGCAAAATTTATACCGGGACCTATACCAACTGGAGCCAGCTTGGCGGGCCGAATCGTCCGATTGTGCTGCTTCAGCGCGAGAATAAAAGTGGTACACAGGAGACCTTTACTGACGTTGTGATGGGAAAAACACCGATTTCAATGAGAGCGGTAACCCTCTTCAACAATCGCGAAATCATCGGACGCATTGCTTCTACACCCAACGCCATTGGCATGATCGGGCGCGGGTGGATTGATAACTCGGTCAAAACGCTTCTCGTCAATGGCGTGGATCACTCGCCGACAACCATCAAGGACAAGAGCTATCCGCTTCACCGGCTCCTCTACATGTATACAAATGGTCAGCCGACCGGCGTACTGAAACGGTTTGTGGAGTACTCAACAACACCTGATGGCCAGAGAGCACTCAGCGAAAACGGTTTTATCGCAGAAAACCGGTAA
- a CDS encoding deoxyribodipyrimidine photo-lyase — translation MIDPRRITLLNNCRDRSGPVIYWMSRDQRVRHNWALLFARKKGELLQQPLMVVFTLAPSFLNAPLRHYDFMLKGLQEVEGALRRLNIPFYLLQGEPEIELSRFARKMKAGVVVTDFSPLKISRKWKTTLGAQLTLPLYEVDAHNIVPCRIASGKQEYAARTFRPKIKSLLGEFLTGFPQLEPLDATTESLPVDWNGIRSSLKADHQVAPVDWLKPGEEAAAHCLESFLKNRLSTYAERRNDPNSGVLSNLSPYLHFGQISAQFIALQASESSVPDESRSAFLEELIVRRELSDNYCFYNDRYDSLDGCPTWAKESLIKHAADHRDYIYSQKEFEEGATHERLWNSAQLELVTTGKIHGYMRMYWAKKILEWSESAEQAFETAIALNDRYALDGRDPNGYTGIAWSIGGVHDRPWFERPVYGKIRYMNASGCARKFDVNRYIARFEEIPDFEF, via the coding sequence ATGATTGATCCCCGCCGTATAACACTCCTCAATAACTGCCGGGATAGGAGCGGCCCGGTCATCTACTGGATGTCACGTGACCAGCGGGTCCGGCATAACTGGGCACTCCTGTTTGCCCGAAAAAAGGGAGAACTGTTGCAGCAGCCGCTGATGGTGGTTTTCACCCTTGCACCATCCTTTCTCAATGCCCCACTCCGCCATTACGACTTCATGCTTAAAGGGCTTCAGGAGGTTGAAGGAGCGCTCCGGAGACTGAACATTCCCTTTTATCTCCTGCAGGGTGAACCGGAAATCGAGCTTTCCCGCTTCGCCCGTAAGATGAAGGCCGGAGTTGTGGTTACCGACTTTTCGCCACTGAAAATCAGCAGAAAGTGGAAAACAACGCTTGGAGCTCAGCTCACGCTGCCGCTCTATGAAGTCGACGCTCATAACATTGTTCCCTGCCGGATCGCATCCGGCAAACAGGAGTATGCAGCCAGAACATTCCGGCCGAAAATCAAGAGCCTGCTCGGCGAGTTTCTGACCGGATTCCCTCAGCTTGAACCGCTTGATGCAACAACTGAATCGCTTCCTGTTGATTGGAACGGGATCCGCAGCAGCCTGAAAGCTGACCACCAGGTGGCGCCTGTCGATTGGCTTAAACCGGGAGAGGAGGCTGCGGCTCACTGCCTTGAATCATTTCTCAAAAACAGACTCTCTACCTATGCAGAACGGCGCAATGATCCGAACAGCGGTGTCCTCTCCAATCTCTCTCCCTACCTCCATTTCGGTCAGATCAGTGCGCAGTTTATTGCACTTCAGGCTTCAGAAAGCAGCGTGCCGGATGAGAGCAGAAGCGCTTTTCTTGAAGAGTTGATCGTTCGCAGGGAGCTTTCGGATAACTACTGCTTCTATAATGACCGCTACGACTCCTTAGATGGCTGCCCGACCTGGGCAAAAGAGTCACTCATAAAACATGCTGCAGATCACCGGGATTACATCTATTCACAAAAAGAGTTTGAAGAGGGGGCCACACACGAACGGTTATGGAACTCAGCTCAGCTTGAGCTGGTTACAACCGGTAAAATTCACGGCTACATGCGCATGTACTGGGCAAAGAAGATTCTTGAATGGAGTGAAAGTGCGGAACAGGCCTTTGAAACAGCCATTGCACTCAATGACCGCTACGCTCTTGATGGAAGGGATCCAAACGGCTATACAGGAATTGCATGGTCAATCGGCGGAGTGCATGACCGCCCATGGTTTGAGCGGCCGGTTTACGGCAAAATCCGCTATATGAACGCATCCGGCTGCGCAAGGAAGTTCGATGTGAACCGATACATCGCCCGATTTGAAGAGATTCCGGATTTTGAATTCTGA
- a CDS encoding type 1 glutamine amidotransferase has product MKKPLLIVKNITHEAPGLIETALSDKDFTSHVVDLAAGDSFPDPRSYKAVVVLGGPQSANDLTPSMLMQLARIEVALQEEIPYLGICLGMQTLVKAGGGKVLKCPVQEIGFTDQEGEEYRMLLTAEGKEDPLFCGLSESIRVFQLHGETVELAAGMKLLASGRLCPIQAVKAGEKAYGLQCHAEMTLSMFLSWLALDADLKSMDRTALIEQFESFRHEYTATGIQLINNFLRISGLAHD; this is encoded by the coding sequence ATGAAAAAGCCTCTCCTGATCGTCAAAAACATCACCCACGAGGCTCCGGGACTGATTGAAACTGCTCTTTCTGACAAGGATTTCACATCGCACGTCGTGGATCTTGCTGCGGGTGACAGCTTCCCGGATCCACGAAGCTATAAAGCCGTTGTGGTACTTGGCGGCCCACAAAGCGCCAATGACCTGACCCCATCCATGCTGATGCAGCTCGCCCGGATAGAGGTCGCGCTTCAGGAAGAGATCCCCTACCTCGGCATCTGCCTCGGCATGCAGACGCTGGTTAAAGCGGGAGGCGGAAAGGTGCTGAAATGCCCCGTTCAGGAGATCGGGTTTACAGATCAGGAAGGCGAAGAGTACCGCATGCTGCTCACAGCCGAAGGAAAAGAAGACCCTCTTTTTTGTGGGCTTTCAGAGAGTATCAGGGTCTTTCAGCTTCATGGAGAGACGGTTGAACTTGCTGCGGGGATGAAGCTGCTTGCCTCCGGCAGGCTCTGCCCGATACAGGCTGTAAAGGCTGGAGAAAAAGCTTATGGATTGCAATGCCATGCTGAAATGACATTGAGCATGTTTTTGTCATGGCTTGCTCTTGATGCCGACCTGAAAAGCATGGATCGCACGGCCCTGATCGAACAGTTTGAATCATTCCGGCATGAGTACACCGCAACAGGGATACAGCTTATCAACAATTTTCTCCGTATTTCCGGCCTTGCTCATGATTGA
- a CDS encoding phosphate ABC transporter substrate-binding protein, translated as MTRTISFIKRIGIGAALFSMFTSVDVDARNKAITSGLVSDNKIIADGAPSAGLIANLFALDFLKTDGIVVRVNESDSERGLYGLIYKNCDIATTTRLLHDQELAEARSQGVNPVPHTVALGAIVIVVHPANSIKELSIDQIRNIYSGAYTNWKEVGGKDRPIVLLQREQGSGTEETFNDIVMGKTPLSMKVITLFNNREIRSRVNETPNAIGYIGHGWIDSSVKALLVNGIDHTPETIKDGTYPLCRPLYMYTNGKPFGVLQRFVEYSKTYEGQKAVIENGYVSAD; from the coding sequence ATGACAAGAACTATCAGTTTTATTAAGAGGATAGGTATCGGTGCGGCTCTCTTCAGCATGTTCACTTCAGTAGATGTAGATGCCCGCAACAAAGCGATTACCTCCGGACTGGTATCCGATAATAAAATCATTGCAGACGGGGCTCCTTCAGCCGGTCTTATTGCCAATCTCTTTGCGCTTGATTTCCTCAAAACGGATGGCATCGTTGTCAGAGTCAATGAGAGTGACTCTGAACGGGGGCTCTACGGCCTGATCTACAAAAATTGTGACATTGCCACGACGACCAGGCTGTTGCACGATCAAGAGCTGGCCGAGGCAAGGAGTCAGGGTGTGAATCCGGTTCCGCACACGGTTGCACTGGGTGCGATCGTTATTGTGGTTCATCCCGCTAATTCCATAAAAGAGTTGAGTATCGATCAGATTCGCAATATCTATTCAGGAGCCTATACCAACTGGAAGGAGGTTGGGGGAAAGGATCGCCCGATTGTGCTGCTTCAGCGGGAGCAAGGGAGCGGTACTGAGGAGACCTTCAACGACATCGTTATGGGAAAAACCCCCTTGTCTATGAAGGTTATAACGCTCTTCAACAATCGCGAAATCAGAAGCAGGGTCAACGAAACTCCGAATGCAATAGGATATATCGGGCACGGCTGGATTGATAGTTCAGTCAAAGCGCTTCTGGTTAATGGTATCGATCACACTCCCGAAACCATCAAAGATGGCACCTATCCACTTTGCAGGCCGCTTTATATGTACACAAACGGGAAGCCTTTCGGTGTTCTCCAGCGATTTGTTGAGTACTCAAAAACGTACGAAGGCCAAAAAGCGGTCATTGAAAACGGTTATGTCTCCGCTGACTGA
- the nifV gene encoding homocitrate synthase, whose amino-acid sequence MHTSGSIPSKSGIRPWIIDTTLRDGEQAPGVVFSSAEKMEIALELADTGVNELEVGYPAISEEERQSIRKIVSRQLPLRLSSWARAKWQDIEDACRCGTEGVHISFPVSALYLQLMEKDYAWVQQQLHELVPKAKKYFTYVTVGAQDATRAEPELLKQFILDADACGADRIRIADTVGIANPVSVMTLVGLLKSASPAALEFHAHNDLGMATANAFTALEAGCSAVSVSVTGLGERAGNAALEELSVALELSGKYDTRIDMTKLSRLCATVSKASGRVIQDQKPVVGKSAFQHESGIHCAALLKHPLSYQPFLPDQVGREHHELVIGKHSGSAALQHYFSGKGLVITRNEANHLLPIVRTTANEKKRALKAHELERIYSTLAVKQ is encoded by the coding sequence ATGCATACATCCGGCTCCATACCATCAAAATCCGGCATCAGGCCCTGGATTATCGATACAACCCTGAGGGATGGTGAACAGGCTCCGGGAGTAGTATTCAGCAGTGCGGAAAAAATGGAAATCGCCCTGGAGCTGGCTGATACCGGAGTCAACGAACTTGAGGTGGGGTACCCTGCCATCAGTGAAGAGGAGCGCCAAAGCATCAGAAAGATAGTCTCCCGGCAGCTTCCGCTTCGTCTTTCATCCTGGGCAAGGGCAAAATGGCAGGATATAGAGGATGCATGCCGTTGCGGCACTGAAGGTGTACATATCAGTTTTCCTGTATCAGCGCTCTACCTCCAGCTCATGGAAAAGGATTATGCATGGGTACAGCAGCAGTTACATGAACTCGTCCCGAAAGCAAAAAAATATTTCACCTATGTCACTGTGGGCGCCCAGGATGCAACAAGGGCGGAGCCTGAACTGCTGAAACAGTTTATTCTCGATGCCGATGCATGCGGCGCAGACCGGATACGGATTGCCGATACGGTCGGCATTGCCAATCCGGTATCGGTTATGACGCTTGTCGGACTCCTGAAATCAGCCAGTCCGGCGGCACTTGAATTTCATGCACACAATGATCTCGGAATGGCTACAGCCAATGCATTTACCGCTCTTGAAGCCGGATGCAGTGCCGTCAGTGTCTCGGTCACCGGACTCGGGGAGCGGGCGGGAAATGCTGCACTTGAAGAGCTGAGCGTAGCGCTTGAACTCTCCGGAAAGTATGATACCCGTATTGATATGACGAAGCTTTCGCGACTCTGCGCAACCGTCAGCAAAGCATCAGGAAGAGTGATTCAGGATCAGAAACCGGTTGTCGGAAAGTCCGCGTTTCAGCATGAATCGGGCATTCACTGCGCTGCTCTTCTGAAGCATCCACTCTCCTACCAGCCCTTTCTCCCGGATCAGGTTGGCAGGGAACATCACGAGCTGGTGATCGGAAAACACTCGGGAAGCGCTGCCCTGCAGCACTATTTTTCAGGTAAGGGGCTCGTGATAACAAGAAACGAAGCCAATCATCTGCTTCCGATTGTCCGGACCACCGCAAATGAAAAGAAAAGAGCTCTGAAAGCACATGAGCTTGAGAGGATTTACAGCACGTTAGCGGTAAAACAGTAA
- the rnr gene encoding ribonuclease R, protein MARQQRFNRKSKSPVAGKRSRQTSSHTGERVRANDHILINEFLFRRGESSLAAEIITFFTDHEGERFRSVDLAKVLGYTESKQLPGFWYVLHKLQEEGTVDKDSNRCYGMSGVDAATYEDHLVHIKPFPVPGKEQYKVDKSYTGRLITHPNGYGFIDVEGFDDDVFIKAGDLNFSIHGDEVEVLVTKVPDTYSSKSTPHQRCEGLVQRVISRRITTIVGTLVKSGRRFTLKADERKLLPEIVVPIRLSAKAKAGQKVLVGELDFTGEGVIQAKVLEVLGQAGDSSVEVSAIARSKGIDETFDKQIVDFASSIREGITEKDLEGRLDIRDKVVFTIDPVDAKDFDDALSVETLEDGLYRIGVHIADVSHYVPENSPLDREALKRATSVYLVDRVIPMLPSRLSEEICSLNPGVDRMAFSVFFTMTGEGEVRKHEFQKTVIHSKRRYAYEDVEEILKKGKGDFSDELKLLDRISVLLREKRFKHGGLDFETEEVRFKLGSKGEPLEVMRKERLGSHRLIEEFMLLANRKVAEYLTRTFKENKKEAQPVIYRVHGSPQQEKVIILSNFVKRFGFDLKLNRGKEGPIVTAKALRQLLQQVKGTNVEFLVSELVLRSMSKAVYTGDNLGHFGLGFEHYTHFTSPIRRYPDLIVHRLLFEYEGLRKKRRKITSARLAELTDKIQTVCQISNEREKSAVEAERESIKLKQVEYMASHVGKVYPGVISGATDYGIYVRMVDFAIEGMVHMRNLTDDYYEYDEATYSLVGKRRKKRLQIGQRVKVMVHSVDIQRRTIDLAIDDSKSDTKSAES, encoded by the coding sequence GTGGCAAGACAGCAGCGGTTTAACCGAAAATCAAAGAGCCCCGTCGCGGGCAAGAGGTCGCGGCAGACTTCGTCGCATACCGGCGAGCGGGTAAGGGCAAATGATCATATTCTGATCAACGAATTTTTGTTCAGACGGGGTGAAAGTTCACTTGCAGCTGAAATTATCACCTTTTTTACCGACCATGAGGGTGAACGGTTCCGGTCGGTTGATCTGGCCAAAGTCCTTGGATATACGGAGTCAAAGCAGCTTCCCGGTTTCTGGTATGTACTCCACAAGCTTCAGGAGGAGGGTACGGTTGACAAGGATTCCAACCGCTGTTACGGAATGTCGGGTGTGGATGCGGCAACCTATGAAGACCATCTTGTTCATATAAAGCCTTTTCCCGTGCCCGGAAAGGAGCAGTACAAGGTGGACAAGAGCTATACCGGTCGACTCATCACCCATCCCAACGGTTACGGTTTCATTGATGTCGAGGGATTTGATGATGATGTGTTCATCAAGGCGGGTGACCTGAATTTTTCCATTCATGGTGATGAAGTCGAGGTACTGGTTACCAAGGTTCCTGATACCTACTCTTCGAAATCCACACCCCATCAGCGCTGCGAAGGTCTTGTTCAGCGAGTTATTTCCCGCCGCATCACCACCATTGTCGGTACGCTCGTAAAGTCAGGCCGCAGGTTCACCCTCAAGGCTGACGAGAGGAAGCTGCTTCCTGAAATCGTTGTGCCGATCCGTCTCTCCGCAAAAGCAAAGGCTGGTCAGAAGGTACTGGTCGGTGAGCTTGATTTTACCGGGGAAGGGGTAATACAGGCCAAGGTGCTCGAAGTGCTTGGCCAGGCCGGTGATTCATCGGTTGAGGTGAGCGCAATTGCACGCAGTAAAGGCATTGATGAAACCTTTGACAAACAGATTGTTGATTTTGCCTCATCCATCCGTGAAGGTATTACCGAAAAGGATCTTGAAGGACGCCTTGATATCCGCGACAAAGTTGTCTTTACTATCGATCCTGTTGATGCAAAAGACTTCGACGATGCGCTCTCTGTTGAGACGCTTGAAGATGGACTTTACCGAATAGGCGTACATATTGCCGATGTTTCGCATTATGTGCCCGAAAACTCTCCGCTGGATCGCGAGGCACTCAAACGGGCAACCTCGGTCTATCTGGTGGACCGTGTCATTCCCATGCTGCCTTCCCGGCTTTCCGAAGAGATATGCAGTCTCAATCCCGGTGTTGACCGGATGGCATTTTCGGTCTTTTTTACCATGACCGGAGAGGGGGAAGTCCGCAAGCACGAGTTTCAGAAAACGGTCATCCACAGCAAGCGCCGCTATGCCTATGAAGATGTTGAGGAGATTCTGAAGAAGGGCAAGGGTGATTTTTCAGACGAACTTAAGCTGCTTGACCGTATCAGCGTATTGCTTCGTGAAAAGCGCTTCAAACATGGCGGTCTGGACTTTGAAACCGAAGAGGTTCGTTTCAAGCTCGGCAGCAAGGGTGAACCGCTTGAGGTGATGAGAAAAGAGCGGCTCGGCAGTCACCGGCTTATTGAGGAGTTTATGCTGCTTGCCAACCGCAAGGTGGCAGAGTATCTGACCCGCACCTTCAAGGAGAACAAAAAAGAGGCCCAGCCGGTCATCTACCGTGTGCACGGCTCTCCACAGCAGGAGAAGGTGATCATTCTCTCCAACTTCGTCAAACGGTTCGGCTTTGATCTCAAGCTCAACCGTGGCAAAGAGGGGCCGATTGTTACCGCCAAGGCTCTCCGTCAGCTCCTGCAGCAGGTCAAGGGAACCAATGTCGAGTTTCTCGTAAGCGAGCTTGTGCTCCGCTCCATGTCAAAAGCGGTTTATACCGGCGACAATCTTGGCCATTTCGGTCTCGGGTTCGAGCACTATACCCACTTTACTTCACCCATCAGGCGCTATCCGGATCTTATTGTACACCGCCTGCTCTTTGAGTATGAGGGTCTCAGAAAGAAACGCCGCAAAATCACAAGCGCGCGCCTCGCGGAGCTGACCGATAAAATCCAGACCGTCTGCCAGATATCCAACGAGCGCGAGAAAAGTGCCGTCGAAGCTGAACGCGAATCCATCAAGCTCAAGCAGGTGGAGTATATGGCAAGTCATGTCGGCAAGGTCTATCCCGGTGTTATTTCCGGTGCAACCGACTACGGTATCTATGTCAGAATGGTTGATTTTGCTATCGAGGGGATGGTGCACATGCGCAACCTTACCGACGATTATTACGAATATGATGAGGCTACCTACTCACTTGTCGGCAAACGCCGCAAGAAGCGCCTCCAGATCGGTCAACGCGTCAAGGTTATGGTCCACAGCGTCGATATTCAGCGCCGTACCATCGATCTTGCCATCGATGACAGCAAATCTGACACGAAATCAGCCGAATCGTAA
- a CDS encoding DUF3592 domain-containing protein yields MKVLTIIKYLFTTFGIAMLLGTFWISDNTRTFLSKAVTTEGSVVHLIESWSGSSNISHNSKIYRPVIRFTDGNGSPQVFISSTGSNPPAYSEGEKVELLYLPDDPQKAQINDFFSLWAGSIILGGLGGVFFIIGAGIFLVPMLKGKKNDSLREQGTSVETEFQSVVMNTAVSVNGNCPFQVITQWKNPATSEIHVFKSDNLWYDPTQYIQNRRIRVFIDRSNPKRYCVDLSFLPKLAE; encoded by the coding sequence ATGAAAGTTCTTACAATCATCAAATATCTCTTCACGACTTTTGGCATTGCCATGCTCCTGGGCACCTTCTGGATCAGTGACAATACCCGCACATTCCTCTCAAAAGCCGTAACAACAGAGGGTAGTGTTGTGCACCTCATCGAATCCTGGTCCGGCAGTTCAAACATTTCACATAATTCAAAAATATACCGGCCTGTCATTCGTTTTACTGATGGAAATGGTTCACCGCAGGTGTTCATCTCATCAACAGGCAGCAATCCTCCTGCCTACTCGGAAGGCGAAAAGGTCGAGCTGCTCTACCTGCCTGATGACCCTCAAAAAGCTCAAATCAATGATTTCTTTTCACTCTGGGCAGGCTCCATAATTCTCGGCGGGTTGGGAGGGGTGTTCTTCATCATTGGCGCAGGTATCTTCCTCGTCCCCATGCTCAAAGGAAAGAAAAACGACTCCCTCAGAGAGCAAGGCACCTCTGTTGAGACAGAGTTTCAGTCGGTTGTAATGAATACCGCCGTTTCAGTCAACGGGAACTGCCCGTTTCAGGTCATAACGCAGTGGAAGAATCCCGCAACATCAGAGATCCATGTTTTCAAAAGCGACAACCTCTGGTACGATCCGACGCAGTACATCCAGAACAGGCGGATACGGGTGTTCATCGACCGGAGCAACCCGAAGCGATACTGCGTCGATCTCTCCTTCCTGCCAAAACTCGCCGAATAA